In Dromiciops gliroides isolate mDroGli1 chromosome 5, mDroGli1.pri, whole genome shotgun sequence, the following are encoded in one genomic region:
- the LOC122728969 gene encoding olfactory receptor 6C76-like, whose amino-acid sequence MRNQTSVTEFILLGLTNDPELQAMVFLFLFLTYILSVTGNLTIITLTLLHSHLKTPMYFFLRNFSFLEISFTSVCVPRFLVSIVTENNSISYNSCMAQVFFLILLGATEFFLLAAMSYDRYVAICKPLHYTTIMSSRVCSQLVISSWLAGFLIIFPPVIMGLQLEFCDSNIIDHFTCDSSPMLMISCTDTKVLEVMSFCLAVFTLMVTLALVILSYFYILRTILRIPSAQQRKKAFSTCSSHMIVVSISYGSCIFMYVKPSAKEGVALNKGVAVLNTSVAPMLNPFIYTLRNQQVKQAFKDMVRRIFFSNKW is encoded by the coding sequence ATGAGAAATCAAACATCAGTGACAGAGTTCATCCTCCTAGGACTGACAAATGACCCAGAGCTACAGGCCatggttttcctttttctgtttcttacttacATATTGAGTGTGACTGGCAACCTGACCATCATCACACTCACCCTACTGCACTCTCACCTCAAGACCCCCATGTATTTCTTCCTCAGGAATTTCTCCTTTTTAGAAATCTCATTTACATCTGTTTGTGTTCCCAGATTTCTGGTCAGCATAGTAACTGAGAACAATAGTATTTCCTATAATTCTTGCATGGcccaggtattttttttaatcctccttGGTGCCACCGAATTTTTTCTGCTAGCTGCCATGTCCTATGACCGTTATGTGGCCATCTGCAAACCCCTACACTACACAACCATCATGAGTAGCAGGGTCTGCAGCCAGCTTGTAATCAGCTCTTGGCTGGCAGGtttcctcattatctttccaCCAGTCATCATGGGCCTCCAGCTGGAGTTCTGTGACTCCAATATCATTGATCACTTCACCTGTGACTCTTCTCCCATGCTGATGATCTCTTGCACAGACACCAAAGTCTTAGAGGTCATGAGTTTTTGTTTAGCTGTATTCACACTCATGGTCACTTTGGCATTAGTGATTCTCTCCTATTTCTACATCCTCAGAACCATTCTGAGAATTCCATCTGCCCAGCAAAGGAAAAAGGCCTTTTCTACTTGTTCTTCCCACATGATTGTTGTCTCCATCTCTTATGGAAGCTGCATCTTCATGTATGTCAAGCCCTCAGCAAAGGAAGGGGTGGCTTTGAATAAAGGGGTAGCAGTGCTGAATACTTCTGTTGCCCCCATGCTGAACCCCTTCATTTATACCCTAAGGAATCAGCAAGTGAAGCAAGCCTTTAAGGACATGGTAAGAAGAATCTTTTTCTCAAATAAATGGTAA